One window of Camelina sativa cultivar DH55 chromosome 4, Cs, whole genome shotgun sequence genomic DNA carries:
- the LOC104780974 gene encoding protein IQ-DOMAIN 31-like: protein MANSKRLFGVVRKKLLRRSHSRITIIRSSSSAPETTQQDIAAVKIQAFFRGHLARRAFRALKSLVKLQAVARGVLVRRQARIALHCMHALARLQVRVRARQLLSH, encoded by the exons ATGGCCAATTCCAAACGATTGTTTGGCGTTGTAAGGAAGAAACTTCTCAGGCGATCTCACAGCAGAATCACTATCATtcgttcatcatcatcagctccAGAAACTACTCAACAAGATATTGCCGCTGTTAAAATCCAAGCTTTTTTCAGAGGTCAcctg GCAAGAAGAGCGTTTAGAGCATTGAAGAGTCTGGTCAAGTTACAAGCGGTGGCGAGAGGAGTGCTTGTGAGGAGACAAGCTCGAATAGCATTACATTGTATGCATGCTCTTGCTCGTTTGCAGGTTAGGGTTCGTGCTCGTCAGCTTCTCTCCCATTGA
- the LOC104780973 gene encoding probable protein phosphatase 2C 46, with amino-acid sequence MLSTLMKLLSACLWPSSSSSSGKSSDSTGKQDGLLWYKDSGQHLIGEFSMAVVQANNLLEDQSQVESGPLSTLDSGPYGTFIGIYDGHGGPETSRFVNDHLFQHLKRFAAEHACMSVDVIKKAYEATEEGFLGVVTKQWPTKPQIAAVGSCCLVGVICGGMLYIANVGDSRAVLGRAMKATGEVIALQLSAEHNVSIESVRQEMHSLHPDDSHIVMLKHNVWRVKGLIQISRSIGDVYLKKAEFNKEPLYTKYRLREPFKRPILSGEPTITEHEIQPQDQFLIFASDGLWEQLSNQEAVDIVQNHPRNGIARRLVKMALQEAAKKREMRYSDLKKIERGVRRHFHDDITVVVIFLDTNQVSSVKGPSLSIRGGGMTFPKKL; translated from the exons ATGTTATCTACGTTAATGAAACTCTTGAGTGCTTGTCTGTggccgtcttcttcttcttcctcgggCAAGTCATCTGATTCGACAGGAAAACAAGATGGATTGCTTTGGTATAAAGACTCTGGTCAGCACCTCATTGGTGAATTCTCCATGGCTGTTGTTCAGGCCAACAACTTGCTTGAGGATCAGAGCCAAGTTGAGTCTGGTCCTTTGAGTACTCTTGACTCGGGTCCTTATGGAACTTTTATTGGTATTTATGACGGTCATGGCGGCCCTGAGACCTCGCGATTTGTTAATGATCATCTTTTCCAGCATCTAAAGA gATTTGCAGCAGAGCACGCTTGTATGTCTGTGGATGTTATTAAAAAGGCGTATGAGGCGACTGAAGAAGGGTTTCTAGGGGTTGTGACAAAGCAGTGGCCAACTAAGCCACAGATTGCAGCGGTTGGGTCTTGCTGCCTGGTCGGTGTTATATGCGGAGGGATGCTTTACATCGCTAATGTTGGGGATTCCCGTGCAGTTCTTGGAAGGGCTATGAAGGCGACAGGAGAGGTTATTGCGCTTCAGCTCTCCGCGGAACATAATGTGAGCATAGAGTCTGTTAGACAGGAGATGCACTCCTTGCACCCGGATGACTCGCATATTGTCATGTTAAAACACAATGTGTGGCGTGTTAAGGGACTTATTCAG ATATCTAGATCCATAGGTGACGTGTATCTTAAAAAGGCGGAGTTCAACAAGGAACCATTGTACACAAAGTACAGACTCCGCGAGCCATTCAAAAGACCGATCTTGAGTGGGGAACCAACTATAACGGAGCATGAGATCCAACCACAAGATCAGTTTCTGATATTTGCTTCTGACGGACTATGGGAACAGCTGAGCAACCAAGAAGCTGTTGACATCGTTCAGAACCACCCACGAAAC GGGATAGCACGGAGACTAGTGAAAATGGCACTGCAGGAAGCGGCAAAAAAACGAGAGATGAGATACTCTGATctgaagaagatagagagaggagTGAGGAGGCATTTCCACGATGACATAACTGTGGTCGTCATTTTCCTTGATACGAATCAGGTGAGCTCTGTCAAAGGACCCTCTCTCTCCATCCGAGGCGGCGGTATGACCTTCCCCAAGAAACTCTAA
- the LOC104780971 gene encoding aspartyl protease family protein 1-like, which yields MGWSSGKLRWMFQFGFFCVMSSGWASSVSGSFSFEIHHRFSEQVKTVLGGHGLPVMGSLDYYKALVHRDRGRRLTSNNNQTTISFAQGNSTQEISFLHYANVTVGTPPQWFLVALDTGSDLFWLPCKCNSTCIRTMETDQGERIKLNIYNPNISTSSTKVTCNSTLCTSRNRCLSPLSDCPYRIRYLSPGSRSTGVLVEDVIHMSTEEGEAREARITFGCSQSQLGLFQKVAVNGIMGLAIDDLAVPNMLVKAGVITDSFSMCFGLKGKGTISFGDKGSSDQLETPLSGTLSPPFYDVSITKFKVGSVTVETEFSAIFDSGTAVTWLLEPYYTSLTTNFHLSVPDKRLPANVDSPFEFCYIITSTSDEEKLPSISFELKGGAAYDIFSPILVFDTSNGNFQVYCLAVLKQVNADFNIIGQNFMTNYRIVHDRERMILGWKESDCNDANGSGSKGPSAPAKPPSLPPTPSPRTVNPSTRLNPLAASSLFIICFISFICL from the exons ATGGGTTGGAGTAGTGGGAAGTTGAGATGGATGTTTCAGTTTGGATTCTTCTGCGTTATGAGTTCGGGATGGGCTTCTTCTGTCTCAGGATCCTTCTCCTTTGAAATTCATCATAGATTCTCAGAGCAGGTCAAGACCGTTCTAGGTGGTCATGGCTTGCCTGTAATGGGCAGCCTTGACTACTACAAGGCGTTGGTTCACCGCGATCGAGGTCGGAGGCTAACATCCAATAACAATCAGACAACTATATCTTTCGCTCAAGGCAACTCCACCCAAGAAATCAGTTT TCTACATTATGCGAATGTGACGGTAGGAACACCGCCTCAATGGTTCTTGGTGGCCTTAGACACGGGAAGTGATTTGTTCTGGTTACCTTGCAAATGCAATTCTACTTGCATTCGGACCATGGAGACTGACCAAGGCGAG AGGATAAAGCTTAACATCTACAACCCAAACATATCAACATCAAGCACAAAGGTTACATGCAATAGCACACTCTGTACATCAAGAAACAGATGCCTTTCTCCGCTCAGCGATTGTCCTTACAGAATTCGATATCTCTCGCCGGGAAGCAGAAGCACAGGTGTGTTGGTGGAGGATGTGATCCATATGAGcacagaagaaggagaagctagAGAGGCTCGAATCACATTCGG ATGTAGTCAGTCCCAACTAGGGTTGTTCCAAAAAGTGGCTGTAAATGGTATAATGGGACTTGCAATAGACGACCTAGCGGTTCCAAACATGTTGGTTAAAGCCGGAGTGATCACAGATTCTTTCTCAATGTGTTTTGGTCTCAAAGGGAAAGGAACAATCAGTTTCGGAGACAAAGGCAGCTCTGACCAGCTTGAGACTCCATTGAGTGGCACCCTCTCTCC GCCGTTTTACGATGTGAGCATCACCAAGTTCAAGGTAGGAAGTGTGACGGTGGAAACAGAATTCAGCGCGATATTTGACTCCGGGACCGCGGTTACATGGCTTCTGGAGCCTTACTACACTTCTCTAACCACAAAT TTTCATCTCTCTGTACCAGACAAACGACTTCCGGCAAATGTGGATAGCCCCTTTGAGTTCTGCTACATTATTACATCAAC TTCAGATGAAGAGAAGCTTCCTTCAATTAGCTTTGAGTTGAAAGGAGGAGCGGCTTATGATATTTTCAGCCCCATACTTGTCTTCGACACCTCCAAT GGTAATTTTCAAGTCTATTGCTTGGCCGTTTTGAAGCAAGTTAATGCCGACTTCAACATCATTGGAC AAAACTTCATGACCAACTACAGAATCGTCCATGATCGGGAGAGAATGATCTTGGGATGGAAAGAATCTGATT GTAATGATGCTAACGGTTCTGGTTCCAAGGGACCAAGCGCTCCAGCGAAACCGCCATCGCTGCCGCCAACGCCATCTCCAAGAACCGTTAACCCTTCCACCCGTTTAAACCCTTTGGCTGCTTCTTCACTTTTCatcatttgtttcatttcttttataTGTTTGTGA
- the LOC104784008 gene encoding uncharacterized protein LOC104784008, translating to MAFPETKLQMPIRSISLPSRIHHPSAKFQAALTQIHLFQNSSDSQSLQVSLLNLSELYHSLHQLNHSLPTAQAERSLDVSATLLDSCDAVRNLILTLREHLLSLQSALRRKDKSMEVQVKEYFAFRKKTKKETNKLLLGLKKLEGSETTELAVSIFRSLFMFLSTTSAMKSKTCSLKFVSKLIGGGHHRSSSSVMSELHNMDVILRSDGDNSKEMKKMLERLEERTEGLEAALDSLFKSLVQYRVYLLNILTTHS from the coding sequence atgGCATTTCCTGAAACCAAACTCCAAATGCCTATTAGATCTATAAGTCTTCCATCAAGAATTCACCATCCTTCTGCTAAGTTTCAAGCTGCTCTCACTCAAATTCATCTCTTCCAAAACTCATCTGATTCTCAATCTCTTCAAGTCTCATTGCTTAACCTCTCTGAGCTTTACCATTCCCTTCACCAACTCAATCACTCTCTTCCCACAGCTCAAGCTGAACGTTCTCTTGACGTGTCAGCCACGTTACTAGACTCTTGCGATGCAGTGAGAAACCTAATCCTTACACTCAGAGAGCATCTCCTTAGCCTTCAATCTGCACTCAGGAGAAAAGACAAATCCATGGAAGTCCAGGTCAAAGAGTACTTTGCCTTCAGGAAGAAGACCAAGAAAGAGACTAACAAGCTTCTTCTTGGCCTCAAGAAGTTGGAAGGCTCTGAGACCACCGAGCTCGCTGTCTCCATCTTCCGCTCTCTTTTCATGTTTCTGTCTACTACATCCGCCATGAAGTCAAAGACATGTTCTCTCAAATTCGTCTCCAAGCTGATCGGTGGTGGTCATCATCGATCATCATCGTCAGTGATGAGCGAGTTGCATAACATGGATGTGATTCTACGTTCAGATGGGGATAACTCCAAGGAAATGAAGAAGATGTTAGAGAGATTAGAAGAGAGAACAGAAGGACTTGAAGCTGCACTTGATTCTCTTTTCAAGTCACTTGTCCAATATAGAGTTTATTTGCTTAACATTCTTACAACACACTCATAG
- the LOC104780978 gene encoding protein STRICTOSIDINE SYNTHASE-LIKE 4, giving the protein MLVFFSTRFLFFSIFVPLLISIVLYQLDSFDPVHFPADSLISSATSIPPLINDRFLTGAEFIGVGLLNSPEDIAYHKDSNLIYTGCVDGWVKRVSIHDSVNDSVVEDWVNTGGRPLGIAFGLHGEVIVADANKGLLNISDDGKKTELLTDEAEGVGFKLTDAVVVADNGVLYFTDATYKYNIHQFIFDFLEGKPHGRLMSFDPTTRVTRVLVKDLYFANGVSLSPDQTHLVFCETITRRCSKYYINEERVEVFIQGLPGYPDNIRYDGDGHYWIALISQVTTPWKLSMKYPFLRKLIYIAAKYGVELLSIKNASVMQVDLNGNPIALYNDHPFSHITSGVKIGNHLYCGNLLHSYITRLDLLKYPAQKKL; this is encoded by the exons ATGCTTGTGTTCTTCTCCActcgttttctcttcttctccatcttcgtCCCCCTCCTCATCTCCATCGTTCTCTACCAACTCGACTCATTCGACCCGGTTCATTTTCCCGCTGACTCACTCATCTCCTCTGCTACCTCAATCCCGCCGCTTATAAACGACAGATTTCTCACCGGAGCTGAGTTTATCGGCGTTGGTCTTCTCAATAGCCCTGAAGATATCGCTTACCATAAGGACTCTAATCTCATCTACACTGGTTGTGTAGATGGATGGGTGAAACGAGTCAGTATCCACGACTCGGTTAATGACTCTGTTGTTGAGGATTGGGTCAATACAGGAGGTAGACCGCTCGGTATTGCTTTCGGACTCCACGGTGAAGTCATTGTCGCAGACGCAAACAAG gGATTGTTGAACATAAGTGATGACGGGAAGAAGACTGAACTGTTGACGGATGAAGCGGAAGGAGTTGGATTTAAGCTGACGGATGCAGTCGTCGTTGCAGATAACGGAGTTTTGTATTTCACTGATGCTACTTATAAGTACAATATCCATCAGTTTATCTTTGATTTCTTGGAAGGCAAACCACATGGACGTCTCATGAGCTTTGACCCTACCACACGTGTTACACGTGTCCTCGTCAAAGACCTCTACTTTGCTAATGGCGTATCTTTGTCTCCTGATCAAACTCATCTCGTCTTTTGCGAAACCATCAC GAGAAGATGTAGCAAGTATTACATAAATGAGGAGCGTGTGGAGGTATTCATTCAAGGCTTACCAGGTTATCCAGATAACATCCGGTATGACGGAGATGGACATTACTGGATTGCATTGATTTCG CAAGTAACAACACCGTGGAAGCTCTCGATGAAATACCCTTTCTTAAGGAAACTCATATACATAGCAGCTAAGTATGGCGTGGAACTACTGTCTATAAAGAACGCAAGCGTTATGCAGGTGGATTTGAATGGGAATCCCATTGCATTGTACAATGATCACCCATTCTCTCACATAACAAGCGGAGTCAAGATTGGAAACCATCTCTATTGTGGGAATCTTTTGCATTCCTACATTACTAGACTCGATCTCTTGAAATACCCTGCACAAAAGAAGCTATGA
- the LOC104784007 gene encoding uncharacterized protein LOC104784007 translates to MATSYHIRSCSLPARIHPHGLNQILQLLNKLPADNNNSLSLLSHLYDSVSHLFDDSPSSLLLPHHSFFTNLLDLSLLHLDLCSKLRDITCRIKDGLRDLRSAFRRKRHSGDSTIRCHVKAFIRSRKSVHKDIAKLLLVLKQTGLTSTESAHPLITLLQQVCSQTCHSFRTVLMSLSTAVPNPRPSKWALVTKLVIKNVASTSGQVRTGHRNEFQMMDEELRRFSLAEEIKKDRIKSMMTNLDNVYVAVEDLEESLERLYRRMIQARVSLLNILSLHL, encoded by the coding sequence ATGGCTACTTCTTACCACATCCGGTCTTGTAGCTTACCAGCTCGGATACACCCACATGGTCTTAACCAGATTCTGCAACTCCTCAATAAGCTTCCTGCAGATAATAACAATAGCCTCTCGCTTCTCTCACATCTCTACGACTCTGTCTCTCATCTCTTCGACGACTCACCTTCTTCACTACTACTCCCTCATCACTCTTTCTTCACCAACCTTCTTGATCTCTCCCTTTTACACCTTGATTTGTGTTCCAAGCTAAGAGACATCACTTGCCGTATCAAGGATGGCCTCCGCGACCTCCGTTCTGCTTTCAGGCGGAAGAGACACAGTGGAGATTCTACCATACGCTGCCACGTCAAAGCCTTTATCCGCTCTAGGAAATCTGTTCATAAGGATATTGCTAAGCTACTCTTGGTGCTCAAACAAACCGGCCTTACCTCCACGGAGTCCGCTCATCCCTTGATCACACTGCTCCAACAAGTTTGTTCCCAAACATGTCATTCCTTTAGGACAGTCTTGATGTCCTTATCTACAGCTGTACCAAATCCCAGGCCTTCCAAATGGGCCTTGGTCACCAAACTGGTGATCAAGAACGTTGCTAGTACAAGTGGTCAAGTTAGGACTGGACACAGAAACGAATTTCAGATGATGGACGAAGAGCTGCGAAGATTCAGCTTGGCAGAAGAGATAAAGAAGGATCGGATCAAGTCTATGATGACCAACTTGGACAACGTATATGTTGCGGTTGAAGATCTGGAGGAGTCCCTTGAAAGATTGTACAGACGTATGATCCAAGCTAGAGTTTCACTATTGAATATACTCTCTTTGCATTTATAA
- the LOC104780976 gene encoding protein S-acyltransferase 10 isoform X1, with the protein MGVCCPFLQPWDRARDQFFINLPCLSDPVRRSSLLLKLALVLLHLVFIAFLFFFDAEFLEKTKRDPWYMASYFLLFSATLLQYFVTSGSSPGYVVDAMRDVCETSAMYRNPPTTSIQHASRISESLVVTVEGGSASSVRRPPTPWGKLVVDLYPPGTSIRNLTCGYCHVEQPPRTKHCHDCDRCVLQFDHHCVWLGTCIGQKNHCKFWWYICEETTLCVWTLIMYVDYLSNVAKPWWKNAIIILLLVILSISLIFVMLLLIFHSYLILTNQSTYELVRRRRIPYMRNIPERVHPFSKGIRRNVYNICCGNHNLDSLPTAFELEDRSRPYTCIDMLKCRCC; encoded by the exons ATGGGCGTATGTTGCCCATTCCTTCAACCGTGGGATCGAGCTCGGGACCAATTCTTCATCAACCTTCCTTGTCTCTCCGATCCTG TTCGAAGATCTTCTCTGCTTCTGAAATTGGCACTAGTGTTGCTCCACCTCGTCTTTATcgcctttctcttctttttcgaTGCAGAGTTTCTCGAGAAAACTAAGCGAGATCCATG GTACATGGCTTCTTATTTCTTGCTGTTTTCTGCAACGCTTCTGCAGTATTTTGTAACTTCTGGCTCTTCAcctgg gtATGTTGTTGATGCAATGAGGGATGTTTGCGAGACTAGTGCAATGTACAGAAACCCACCTACCACCTCAAT ACAACATGCTTCCAGAATAAGTGAGAGCTTAGTAGTTACTGTGGAAGGAGGATCAGCCTCAAGTGTCAGAAGGCCTCCAACGCCTTGGGGGAAGTTAGTTGTGGACTTGTACCCTCCAGGAACCTCCATAAg AAATTTGACATGCGGCTATTGTCATGTGGAGCAG CCTCCACGAACCAAACACTGTCATGATTGTGATCGATGTGTTCTTCAGTTTGATCATCACTGTGTTTGGTTAGGAACATGTATAGGCCAGAAAAACCATTGTAAATTCTG GTGGTACATCTGTGAAGAGACAACTCTATGCGTCTGGACGCTCATCATGTACGTTGACTACCTGAGTAATGTAGCAAAACCTTG GTGGAAGAATGCGATTATCATACTGCTGCTTGTCATATTGTCGATCTCCTTGATTTTTGTGAtgcttttattgatttttcaCAG CTACTTAATTCTGACAAATCAAAGCACCTATGAACTTGTGAGACGAAGACGTATTCCATACATGAg GAATATTCCGGAACGAGTGCATCCTTTTAGCAAAGGAATTCGGAGGAACGTATACAACATCTGTTGCGGAAACCATAATCTAGACTCACTTCCTACTGCGTTTGAACTCGAGGATAGATCAAGACCTTATACTTGCATCGATATGTTGAAATGTCGCTGCtgctaa
- the LOC104780976 gene encoding protein S-acyltransferase 10 isoform X2, producing the protein MGVCCPFLQPWDRARDQFFINLPCLSDPVRRSSLLLKLALVLLHLVFIAFLFFFDAEFLEKTKRDPWYMASYFLLFSATLLQYFVTSGSSPGYVVDAMRDVCETSAMYRNPPTTSIISESLVVTVEGGSASSVRRPPTPWGKLVVDLYPPGTSIRNLTCGYCHVEQPPRTKHCHDCDRCVLQFDHHCVWLGTCIGQKNHCKFWWYICEETTLCVWTLIMYVDYLSNVAKPWWKNAIIILLLVILSISLIFVMLLLIFHSYLILTNQSTYELVRRRRIPYMRNIPERVHPFSKGIRRNVYNICCGNHNLDSLPTAFELEDRSRPYTCIDMLKCRCC; encoded by the exons ATGGGCGTATGTTGCCCATTCCTTCAACCGTGGGATCGAGCTCGGGACCAATTCTTCATCAACCTTCCTTGTCTCTCCGATCCTG TTCGAAGATCTTCTCTGCTTCTGAAATTGGCACTAGTGTTGCTCCACCTCGTCTTTATcgcctttctcttctttttcgaTGCAGAGTTTCTCGAGAAAACTAAGCGAGATCCATG GTACATGGCTTCTTATTTCTTGCTGTTTTCTGCAACGCTTCTGCAGTATTTTGTAACTTCTGGCTCTTCAcctgg gtATGTTGTTGATGCAATGAGGGATGTTTGCGAGACTAGTGCAATGTACAGAAACCCACCTACCACCTCAAT AATAAGTGAGAGCTTAGTAGTTACTGTGGAAGGAGGATCAGCCTCAAGTGTCAGAAGGCCTCCAACGCCTTGGGGGAAGTTAGTTGTGGACTTGTACCCTCCAGGAACCTCCATAAg AAATTTGACATGCGGCTATTGTCATGTGGAGCAG CCTCCACGAACCAAACACTGTCATGATTGTGATCGATGTGTTCTTCAGTTTGATCATCACTGTGTTTGGTTAGGAACATGTATAGGCCAGAAAAACCATTGTAAATTCTG GTGGTACATCTGTGAAGAGACAACTCTATGCGTCTGGACGCTCATCATGTACGTTGACTACCTGAGTAATGTAGCAAAACCTTG GTGGAAGAATGCGATTATCATACTGCTGCTTGTCATATTGTCGATCTCCTTGATTTTTGTGAtgcttttattgatttttcaCAG CTACTTAATTCTGACAAATCAAAGCACCTATGAACTTGTGAGACGAAGACGTATTCCATACATGAg GAATATTCCGGAACGAGTGCATCCTTTTAGCAAAGGAATTCGGAGGAACGTATACAACATCTGTTGCGGAAACCATAATCTAGACTCACTTCCTACTGCGTTTGAACTCGAGGATAGATCAAGACCTTATACTTGCATCGATATGTTGAAATGTCGCTGCtgctaa
- the LOC109132520 gene encoding uncharacterized protein LOC109132520 yields MATQENSDNVDIDSGSSQNGEAPLWAYVTKIQKQGTTGGTWKFKCKICNETKGGSYSRVRAHLLGLKNAGVNSCPKVTKSERQKMQGLEDDFEKKKNESGAREVPLPCETSFSSKKRKSVISPIEKAFGIEIRDQLDQKIARMFYTGGLPFNLARNQHYHRSYQFAASHNIDSYVPPGYNKLRTTLLQKKRTHVEKLLEPLKLTWKEKGLTIVSDGWSDPTRKPLINFIATSASGPIFLKAVNCFGEVKDKFFISDLMKEVLNEVGHQNVVQIITDNAANCKAAGEIIECMFPHIYWTPCVVHTLNLALKNICAAKNVETNVVTYDECSWITIIHDDAMAIKNFIMNHNMRLSMFNKFSPLKLLSVADTRFASIIVMLKRLKLIKRGLEAMVISEEWSTYKEDNWGRASFVKEKIVDDDWWEKVSYIIDFTRPIYDMIRFCDTDKPCLHLVYEMWDSMIEKVKLEIYKKENRQIFYSDVWLNEDATRKGPHTDGEISRERMKCFRRLFPNDDEHTKVLNEYALFSMRTGHFADLSCIVGMGTMEPIHWWANFGADTPCLQVLAFKLLGQPSSPSCAERNWSTYNFIHSLRRNKLNPSRAEDLVYIHHNLRHLSRNSGQYEDEKTKMWDVGGDSYDTMEDVGFL; encoded by the exons ATGGCTACTCAAGAAAACAGTGATAATGTCGATATTGATAGTGGATCTAGTCAAAACGGTGAAGCTCCATTATGGGCTTACGTGACTAAAATTCAGAAGCAAGGAACAACAGGAGGAACTTGGAAGTTTAAGTGTAAGATATGTAATGAAACCAAGGGGGGATCTTATTCGAGAGTGAGAGCACATCTGCTTGGATTGAAAAACGCTGGTGTAAATTCTTGTCCGAAAGTAACTAAGAGTGAAAGACAAAAGATGCAAGGGTTAGAAGAcgattttgagaagaagaaaaacgagAGTGGAGCTAGAGAGGTTCCTTTACCTTGTGAAACAAGTTTTAGctctaaaaaaagaaagtctGTCATCTCCCCTATTGAGAAAGCATTTGGTATTGAAATCAGAGACCAGTTAGATCAGAAAATTGCAAGGATGTTTTACACAGGAGGATTGCCATTTAATCTTGCAAGAAATCAGCATTATCACAGGTCCTACCAGTTTGCTGCTTCCCACAACATTGATAGTTATGTGCCTCCTGGTTATAATAAGTTGAGGACAACTTTGCTACAGAAAAAGAGAACTCATGTTGAGAAGTTATTAGAACCACTAAAGCTAACATGGAAAGAAAAAGGATTGACGATTGTGTCAGATGGTTGGAGTGATCCTACAAGAAAACCTCTGATTAATTTCATTGCTACTTCTGCTAGTGGTCCTATATTTCTCAAGGCTGTGAATTGTTTTGGCGAAGTGAAAGATAAATTCTTCATTTCTGATTTGATGAAAGAGGTTCTCAATGAGGTGGGTCATCAAAACGTCGTGCAAATCATCACTGATAATGCAGCAAATTGTAAGGCGGCCGGTGAGATTATTGAATGCATGTTTCCTCACATCTATTGGACACCATGTGTTGTCCATACACTTAATCTGGCCTTGAAGAACATATGTGCAGCAAAGAATGTGGAAACGAATGTCGTAACATATGATGAATGCAGTTGGATAACAATAATTCATGACGATGCGATGGcaataaaaaatttcatcatGAACCACAACATGAGGCTGTCAATGTTCAACAAGTTCAGTCCTCTTAAATTACTATCAGTTGCTGATACTCGTTTTGCTTCCATCATTGTGATGCTTAAGAGATTGAAGCTTATCAAAAGAGGTCTTGAAGCTATGGTCATAAGTGAGGAGTGGTCTACTTATAAAGAGGATAATTGGGGGAGAGCAAGCTTTGTTAAAGAGAAGATTGTGGATGATGATTGGTGGGAAAAAGTTTCTTATATCATTGATTTCACAAGAcctatatatgatatgattaggTTTTGTGACACTGACAAGCCATGCCTTCATTTGGTGTATGAGATGTGGGATTCTATGATTGAGAAGGTGAAGCTTGAGATCTACAAGAAAGAAAACCGTCAAAT ATTTTATAGTGATGTATGGCTTAATGAGGATGCTACAAGAAAAGGTCCCCATACAGATGGTGAAATCTCTCGTGAGAGGATGAAATGCTTTCGAAGATTGTTTCCTAATGATGATGAGCATACTAAGGTTCTTAATGAGTATGCATTATTCTCCATGAGGACTGGTCATTTTGCAGATTTATCATGCATTGTAGGAATGGGTACTATGGAACCCATTCATTGGTGGGCTAACTTTGGTGCTGATACTCCATGTCTCCAAGTTTTGGCTTTTAAATTGCTTGGTCAACCTAGTTCACCATCTTGTGCTGAGCGCAATTGGAGTACTTACAACTTTATTCACTCACTCAGAAGAAATAAGTTAAATCCAAGCCGTGCTGAAGACTTGGTTTACATTCACCACAATCTACGCCACTTATCAAGGAATTCTGGTCAATATGAGGATGAAAAGACCAAGATGTGGGATGTTGGTGGAGATTCATATGATACCATGGAAGATGTCGGATTTTTGTAA